In Stigmatopora nigra isolate UIUO_SnigA chromosome 18, RoL_Snig_1.1, whole genome shotgun sequence, one genomic interval encodes:
- the fbxw10 gene encoding F-box/WD repeat-containing protein 10 translates to MSESRLSRPRQPTCKSRTEEPCEICPSCLFDRPKSSQPTPLDLWKISDEPRRSFIVGLVVRCKSAPVLENIQNSLRLTSWNLLSYAPSKGKTLPELYARLNRKRKPSTLTREIWQWFDDTPEWVQTRYLCLLLLRCDPELLNMSQHLIGVVVTKLQRQLDVTSCSSKSHEQDSTDDFQENELLLVTPGPPGTSKTSFGLSRTRDFIGGLPADLSKMILGLLDEATLKRCMKVCKHWKHLAGETMEEMRFRKLYQEQVEAMMKRYKGLHMVNPSYARMVEIAVPVLQNESGEVKTTGLWPFEAAYGNIKSKTVQLEERNVYCGAYFTSVLIDDEDPHRVVDYKGGPLMSTASKDRAVRLLYVGTVAKHVALMKGHVGSIRVVLLCPERHLVITASCDSSIRCWSVRTDQCVLVLYGHSSMINCLDIHGDKLVSGAKDCTAKVWSLQTEKHLEDFNFKHRSSVRSVKINATTVFSSCDRGVVKLWDAENASLLRVIDAHRSAVRCMFVDEWHLLSADTNGQVMAWSIRRETKECLMTFSHPKEVKSLTLVYLRVVTGCADGKIRVFNFLTGDCLRSIMVEAETTGRMLSLHFCENNILVNASSCVKLYQFAKVFWDYEEPAKGSGGLGVDEPHKLGGVSTSVGANHMTREPVTPHGKSLHQVLTPDAGHRSRRMEQLSSPGSENNLHHAHRRRPSTSVRNQQRPVKLNPTNKLPIKQTLQKERASGRNTK, encoded by the exons ATGTCAGAATCACGTCTCTCGCGTCCCCGTCAACCGACGTGTAAGAGCCGAACCGAGGAACCATGCGAGATCTGCCCATCTTGCCTCTTCGATCGGCCCAAATCGAGTCAACCCACGCCGTTGGACCTGTGGAAGATTTCGGATGAGCCCCGCCGGAGCTTCATCGTGGGTCTGGTGGTGCGCTGCAAGAGCGCACCGGTCCTGGAGAACATCCAGAACTCGCTGCGCCTAACATCATGGAACTTGCTGAGCTACGCCCCATCCAAGGGGAAGACCTTGCCGGAGCTCTATGCACGGCTTAACCGCAAGAGGAAGCCCTCCACCCTGACCCGGGAGATCTGGCAGTGGTTCGATGACACCCCAGAGTGGGTTCAGACGCGCTATCTATGCCTGTTGCTGCTCAGATGCGACCCAGAGCTGCTGAATATGTCCCAGCATCTCATCGGCGTGGTGGTGACCAAGCTCCAAAGGCAGCTGGATG TTACGAGTTGCAGTAGCAAATCACATGAGCAGGACAGCACGGACGACTTCCAGGAGAATGAGCTTCTTCTAGTCACTCCTGGCCCACCTGGGACCTCAAAGACTTCATTTGGACTCAGCAGAACACGAGACTTTATCGGCGGCCTTCCCGCTGACCTCTCCAAGATGATTTTGG GGCTGCTCGACGAGGCTACGCTAAAGCGCTGCATGAAGGTCTGCAAGCATTGGAAGCATCTAGCCGGAGAAACCATGGAGGAGATGCGCTTCAGGAAGCTCTACCAAGAACAAGTGGAGGCCATGATGAAG CGCTATAAAGGCCTACATATGGTGAACCCTTCCTACGCCAGGATGGTTGAGATCGCAGTTCCAGTCCTACAAAACGAGAGCGGTGAAGTCAAGACCACAGGT CTTTGGCCTTTTGAAGCAGCTTATGGAAACATCAAATCGAAGACGGTACAGCTGGAAGAACGCAACGTTTACTGCGGGGCGTATTTTACTTCGGTGCTGATTGACGA TGAAGACCCCCACCGTGTAGTGGACTACAAAGGTGGACCCCTCATGAGTACGGCTTCCAAAGACCGTGCTGTTCGTCTACTGTACGTGGGAACGGTCGCCAAGCATGTGGCATTGATGAAGGGCCACGTGGGTAGCATCCGTGTCGTCCTGCTCTGCCCAGAGCGCCACCTGGTTATCACGGCTAGCTGCGACTCCAGCATCAG GTGTTGGAGTGTGAGGACAGATCAATGCGTTTTGGTGCTCTATGGTCATTCCAGTATGATCAACTGCTTGGATATACACGGGGATAAACTTGTGTCTGGTGCCAAGGACTGCACCGCCAAAG TGTGGAGTCTGCAGACCGAGAAGCATTTGGAAGACTTCAACTTCAAGCACCGCAGTTCGGTGCGCTCAGTGAAGATCAACGCCACCACCGTCTTCAGTAGTTGCGACCGAGGAGTCGTCAAACTTTGGGATGCCGAGAACGCCTCGCTGCTCCGG GTCATTGACGCCCACCGCAGTGCAGTCCGATGCATGTTTGTGGATGAGTGGCATCTCCTATCTGCTGACACCAATGGTCAGGTGATGGCTTGGAGTATCAGACGTGAAACCAAAGAATGCCTTATGACTTTTAGTCATCCAAA AGAGGTCAAGTCCCTGACCCTAGTTTACCTTCGAGTGGTCACCGGTTGCGCCGACGGAAAGATCCGTGTCTTCAACTTCCTGACGGGGGACTGCCTGAGGTCCATAATGGTGGAGGCCGAGACCACCGGTCGCATGCTGTCGCTGCACTTCTGCGAGAACAA CATTTTAGTCAACGCCTCTTCTTGCGTCAAACTCTACCAGTTTGCCAAAGTCTTCTGGGATTACGAAGAACCGGCTAAGGGAAGCGGTGGATTGGGCGTCGATGAGCCACACAAACTGGGCGGAGTCTCCACTTCTGTTGGTGCTAATCACATGACCAGAGAACCGG tCACGCCACACGGAAAAAGCCTCCACCAGGTCTTGACCCCCGACGCCGGTCATAGGTCACGTCGCATGGAGCAGCTCAGCAGCCCAGGCTCTGAGAATAACCTCCACCACGCCCACCGTCGCCGACCGTCCACATCCGTCCGTAACCAGCAGCGACCCGTCAAACTAAATCCGACAAACAAACTCCCAATCAAACAAACTTTGCAGAAAGAGCGAGCAAGTGGCAGGAACACCAAGTGA
- the LOC144211475 gene encoding glutamate receptor ionotropic, NMDA 2C-like: MASPRRKSEPSPRSQLFLILLMASPVPFLARPLLLHSSINVAVVFSGSSYQREVRGRLSGDNFVDLPVVVNPVTVLVNDTNPRDLLTRLCDTMATEKLHGVVFEDDVGSGDSSEVAEVAQILDFLSTQTALPIVGISGGSAVVIPYKAEGSSFLQMGASLEQQVLCMFKLMEEYDWGEFAIITSLLPGYETFVEIVEAYTDTSYFNWHLQDTLSIEMSVGANDMRTRRILQQVDSQVLMVYCSLEEAHFLFHQATEVGLVGPGYIWIVPSLAVGNPEVPPPASFPVGVIGVITEQWRKSLRQRVREGVAIVAKGAQSFKKQLGFLPEGLGDCSKLAKYSDNNTLFRHMLNVTWEKKDLSFNTRGFLANPAMVIVALDRERMWDKVGTYRRGILQARYPVWPRYGNFLEHVTDDRHLTVATLEEHPFVIVENVDPGTGTCVRNTVPCRRQSNHSESIIGHSESYTKLCCKGFCIDILKKLSRTIKFSYDLYLVTNGKHGKLVRGTWNGMIGEVVYRRADMAIGSLTINEERSEIIDFSVPFVETGISVMVARSNGTVSPSAFLEPYSPAVWVMMFVMCLTVVAITVFVFEYFSPVGYNRSLISAKDPGGPTFTIGKSVWLLWGIVFNNSVPIENPKGTTSKIMVLIWAFFAVIFLASYTANLAAFMIQEQYIDTVSGLSDKKFQKPHEHYPPFRFGTVPNGSTERNIRSNYPDMHTHMMKYNQKGVEEALKSLKTGKLDAFIYDAAVLNYMAGKDEGCKLVTIGSGKVFATTGYGIALQKDSRWKRLIDLALLQFLGDGDTQRLETVWLSGICQNEKNEVMSSKLDIDNMAGVFYMLLVAMGLSLLVFAWEHLLYWKLRHSLHKSHKLDFLLAISRGIYSCFKGVEDHGRFSHLAKPDLTSNYAQANMLKMLRTAKELVSSANVESSLENATKTIEHFSRHGGGLPVRVPHLASETAPGGFAYIMENHTSFPRESVSPQKNTNRPTPLRFTLPTHSTSCLYERPLPVSSLSSPHLAVNETQPDSYSRHYQTTGRLYMDPHPQSRFISCTDLQLPDIYTSHPVPLPQNQNMEAGLYQRKRRSKSFQCGDGDAERKKYKDHEKNQIGLCELKANNLQGNHVSAPSVDSIYSVEGTCPLVDNYRSWPPEDVLLGGRRRRRRSSFLKATWGSEQIHQLDESQSSLSSHSPSTLPDLFPCHLTPIPKAHNPAQLRNNLCLPRNRAYLHIREDHRRSTGRKGQRLRYSQSAHLPTYGEAVQHGAGFSRGAVRRASSLLSRQYAHYLNSYPGLPPYQSPVNPQNRYQTPRSHRATGPVCQFLACGGGRCKGQPALLYQDSVYGAYGVYQSSQTGSDTQGSQGGLGGATRSPCILQPWKRVSSLESEV; the protein is encoded by the exons ATGGCCTCTCCCAGGAGAAAATCTGAACCTTCTCCTCGGAGCCAgctcttcctcatcctcctcatgGCGTCCCCGGTACCCTTCCTCGCCCGGCCTCTCCTCCTTCACTCGTCCATCAACGTGGCGGTGGTCTTCAGCGGTTCTAGCTACCAGAGGGAGGTCCGCGGCCGGTTGAGTGGGGATAACTTTGTGGACCTGCCTGTGGTGGTCAACCCGGTGACCGTCCTGGTCAATGATACTAACCCAAGAGACCTACTCACCCGACTTTGCGATACCATGGCCACGGAGAAACTGCATGGTGTGGTTTTTGAGGACGATGTTGGATCTGGGGACAGTTCGGAG GTGGCTGAGGTAGCACAAATTCTTGATTTCCTGTCAACGCAGACGGCGCTACCGATTGTGGGCATCAGTGGTGGTTCGGCTGTGGTCATCCCCTACAAG GCGGAGGGATCTTCGTTCCTGCAGATGGGGGCTTCTCTGGAGCAGCAAGTCCTCTGCATGTTCAAG CTCATGGAGGAATACGACTGGGGCGAGTTTGCCATCATCACCAGCTTGCTGCCCGGATACGAAACATTTGTGGAGATCGTTGAGGCCTACACGGATACGTCTTACTTCAATTGGCATCTCCAGGACACCCTGTCCATTGAGATGTCCGTTGGGGCCAATGACATGAGGACCAGGCGCATTCTACAACAG GTGGACTCCCAGGTGCTCATGGTGTACTGCTCCCTCGAAGAGGCGCACTTCCTCTTCCACCAAGCCACGGAAGTGGGCCTAGTGGGACCGGGCTACATCTGGATCGTTCCCAGCTTGGCCGTTGGGAACCCCGAAGTACCGCCGCCCGCCAGCTTCCCCGTGGGCGTCATCGGCGTCATCACGGAACAGTGGCGCAAGAGTTTGCGGCAGAGGGTGCGGGAGGGCGTGGCCATCGTGGCTAAAGGCGCTCAGAGTTTCAAGAAGCAGCTCGGCTTCCTTCCAGAGGGACTCGGCGACTGCAGCAAGCTGGCAAAATACTCTGATAACAACACGCTATTCAG GCACATGTTGAACGTGacctgggaaaaaaaggaccTGTCGTTCAACACTCGTGGATTCCTGGCTAATCCCGCTATGGTTATAGTCGCTCTGGACCGGGAGAGGATGTGGGACAAG GTTGGCACCTATAGGCGAGGCATATTACAGGCGCGTTACCCCGTGTGGCCACGCTACGGAAACTTTCTGGAACACGTGACCGACGACCGCCACCTGACGGTGGCCACTCTGGAGGAGCACCCCTTCGTCATCGTGGAAAACGTGGACCCGGGTACGGGCACATGTGTTCGCAACACGGTGCCTTGCAGGCGACAGTCCAATCACTCTGAGAG TATTATCGGCCATTCCGAGTCCTACACCAAGTTATGCTGCAAAGGCTTCTGCATCGATATCCTAAAAAAGCTTTCCCGCACCATCAAATTCTCTTACGACCTCTACTTGGTCACCAACGGCAAACACGGCAAGTTGGTTCGCGGTACTTGGAACGGCATGATCGGCGAG GTTGTGTACAGACGAGCCGACATGGCCATCGGCTCACTCACCATCAACGAAGAACGCTCCGAGATCATCGACTTCTCCGTCCCTTTCGTGGAGACGGGAATCAGCGTCATGGTCGCCCGTAGCAACGGCACCGTCTCCCCATCCGCCTTCCTCG AGCCTTACAGTCCTGCCGTCTGGGTGATGATGTTCGTCATGTGCCTGACCGTGGTGGCCATCACCGTGTTCGTGTTCGAATACTTCAGTCCGGTCGGGTACAACCGTAGCCTGATCAGCGCCAAAG ATCCAGGTGGCCCAACCTTCACCATCGGAAAGTCGGTGTGGTTGTTGTGGGGGATTGTGTTCAACAACTCGGTACCCATCGAGAACCCCAAGGGCACCACCAGCAAGATTATGGTGCTCATCTGGGCCTTTTTCGCTGTCATTTTCCTGGCTTCGTACACCGCCAACTTGGCCGCCTTTATGATCCAAGAGCAATACATCGACACCGTGTCGGGGTTATCTGACAAGAAG TTCCAGAAGCCGCACGAGCACTACCCCCCCTTCCGCTTCGGGACGGTCCCCAACGGCAGCACCGAACGCAACATCCGAAGCAACTATCCcgacatgcacactcacatgaTGAAGTACAACCAAAAAGGAGTGGAGGAGGCGCTCAAGAGCCTCAAAACCGG AAAACTAGACGCGTTCATTTACGACGCGGCAGTTCTCAACTACATGGCGGGCAAAGACGAAGGCTGTAAATTGGTTACCATCGGCAGCGGCAAAGTCTTCGCCACCACCGGCTACGGCATCGCTCTTCAGAAAGACTCTCGCTGGAAGAGGCTCATCGACTTGGCTCTGTTACAGTTCCTTGGCGATG GGGATACGCAACGCCTGGAGACAGTCTGGCTTTCGGGTATCTGCCAGAATGAGAAGAACGAGGTGATGAGCAGCAAGCTGGACATTGACAACATGGCGGGGGTCTTCTACATGCTACTGGTGGCGATGGGTCTCAGCCTACTGGTCTTCGCCTGGGAGCATCTGCTCTACTGGAAGCTGCGCCATTCGCTACACAAGTCGCACAAGCTTGACTTCTTATTGGCCATCAGCCGG GGTATCTACAGTTGCTTCAAGGGGGTGGAAGATCACGGCCGTTTCTCCCACCTGGCCAAACCCGACCTGACCTCCAACTATGCCCAAGCCAACATGTTAAAGATGCTCCGAACCGCCAAGGAGCTGGTCTCCTCCGCCAACGTCGAAAGCTCCCTAGAGAACGCCACCAAGACCATTGAGCATTTCAGCCGGCACGGCGGCGGCCTGCCGGTTCGAGTCCCCCACCTGGCTTCCGAAACGGCGCCCGGAGGTTTTGCGTACATCATGGAGAACCACACCTCCTTCCCCCGGGAAAGCGTTTCCCctcaaaaaaacaccaaccGGCCCACTCCATTAAGATTCACTCTCCCCACTCATTCCACGTCTTGTCTTTACGAACGTCCACTTCCCGTCTCCAGTCTCAGTTCTCCGCACTTGGCGGTCAACGAGACTCAACCCGATTCTTATTCCCGCCACTACCAAACCACGGGTCGACTCTACATGGACCCCCATCCTCAATCCAGATTCATCTCATGCACTGATCTACAGCTACCTGACATCTACACATCCCATCCTGTCCCTCTACCCCAAAACCAGAACATGGAAGCGGGTCTCTACCAAAGAAAACGAAGATCCAAAAGCTTCCAGTGCGGGGATGGCGACGCAGAACGAAAAAAGTACAAGGACCACGAGAAGAACCAAATCGGCCTCTGCGAACTAAAAGCCAACAACCTCCAGGGCAACCACGTCTCCGCCCCTAGCGTAGATAGCATCTACTCAGTCGAAGGAACCTGCCCTCTAGTGGACAACTACAGATCCTGGCCTCCAGAAGACGTCTTGTTAGGAGGAAGACGCCGGCGCCGTCGCTCGTCCTTCCTCAAAGCCACGTGGGGTAGTGAGCAAATCCACCAGCTGGACGAATCCCAGTCCTCCCTTTCTAGCCACTCCCCCTCTACACTTCCAGACCTCTTCCCGTGCCACCTCACGCCAATCCCCAAGGCCCACAACCCGGCCCAACTCCGGAATAACTTGTGCCTGCCACGGAATCGAGCCTACCTACACATAAGGGAGGACCACAGAAGGTCCACTGGGCGTAAAGGTCAACGGTTGAGATATTCGCAGTCCGCCCACCTGCCGACATACGGCGAAGCGGTCCAGCACGGTGCCGGTTTCAGCCGGGGTGCCGTACGGAGAGCTAGTAGCCTCCTTAGCAGACAATACGCCCACTATCTAAACTCCTATCCCGGGCTACCTCCTTACCAGTCGCCAGTCAACCCGCAGAACCGCTACCAGACCCCGCGTAGTCATCGAGCGACCGGTCCCGTGTGTCAATTCCTAGCTTGCGGAGGGGGACGGTGCAAGGGGCAACCGGCCCTGCTGTACCAGGACAGTGTCTACGGTGCTTATGGCGTCTATCAGAGTTCTCAGACTGGATCGGATACTCAAGGAAGTCAAGGAGGACTGGGCGGGGCAACAAGGAGTCCTTGTATACTCCAACCGTGGAAACGGGTGTCCAGTTTGGAGTCGGAGGTTTGA